The Festucalex cinctus isolate MCC-2025b chromosome 12, RoL_Fcin_1.0, whole genome shotgun sequence genome segment AAGTGAGCTGGTTGATGAGTTAGCGAGTTCATAAATCCGTGAGTTACTGAATGAGTTTGTCAAGTCAATACGTTAGTGAGTGAGGGAGTTGGTCACTAGGTTTGATACTTGGTTAACTAGTAAGTCAGTCGCCACCACGGCAATCAccaagttagttagttagggTTAGTCAGAcgtgtttatttataaattGGTAAGTCATTGCATTTAGTTAGTTAGATAGTTAGTTAGTAAGTAAGtgactcgttttttgtttttgttttgtttattgaacatataaacataacagaaacatatataaacataaacaagtagcaaataaaaatttaaaactcATAGAAATAATTtgtgatggtttacatgtccaaagggagtaggaagaagttaaaaatgtatctagtcctacccactTATTGTTTTGAAGTGAGATAGTTTGTCTGTTAGTGAGTGAGGTTGTTAATCACCAAGTTAACGAATGTTTGTCACTCAGTTAGTCAGCCAGTTACTTATTATGTCAATTACCAAGTTAGGTAGTCAGTGAGTGGGTTAGAGAGTTAGTGAGTCAGTTTGTTAGTTAGTCAGTGGATTATTTAAGTGCATTAGTAATACAAAGTTACTTAGTGAGGCAGTCATATTAGTATTGAGTAAGTCTAACACCCACGCTACCTACTTGATGTACTTTGtatatgtcacgccgccaccaggcgtggcggctcatgcttttatttttgtgtctctgtttcccgttttactctgaaatcctaaactctcctctcaccccaggtcacttgcccttcctgccgctcactcattaccggtccccgcccatgattatcaccacctgccaccaatcaacccacacaataaaagccacctgcattctcccctccgttgccgaagtgtcaccgtcagtgcatggaagcgtcccacagtccttatgtccttgttcatgttgcctagcgttgttgccttgtttttgtgccttttcctcccttttggagcgcctttagttaccccttttgccttgtgccctttttcctccctagcggagcgctttctgttgtccccagtaccttttgcctgttttttcctccctagtggagcgctttttgttctccactttttcccctccctgttctcctctcagtttgagaggagacctctgttggccggaaataaacctgctgccttggtggcctaccttacgcctgcgtctgagtcctacttgacctcgccttgtcagtacacttcggccagcatggacccagcaggcacggtcgaggccacactgcagagccaggagacccggctcaacaaccaggaccggatccaacagaccatgctgttccggatggaggaattgaccagccaggtccacgagctggtaagcctttcacggcgtcgagcgccagctcccactggacagattcctcaccctgagttctccgtatcgaccacgccattcaccggggtaggattgagactggcctccccagaacgatactccggtgaacccggacgctgtcagactttcctcacggaatgcgacattcattttgaacagttaccacaggcatttcccacagcccgatcccgagtggccttcatggtgtctcacctgacgggtcgggccaaaacctgggcaaccgcggaatgggccaggggttcctcggtctgccaaagcgtacaggactttcaaatcgctttgcgccaagtgtttgatccagaaaacaatgaccgagagaaggcacgagcactgagccgacttcagcaaggcaaagaatctgtcagcgactatgcagttcgctttcgaacgttggcaacaaacagtggctggaacgacatcgcacttcacgaccattttttgaaaggactctcacctgtcattcaagagcttctggttcccgtagatctccccgcggacttggacgccttgatttccctcgccatccggaccgatcatcgtcgtcaggagctggccaagatcggcggaccgcgaaggagggaggaacccaccccctggacgcggccaccggaggccagaaggctgcgacccatctttccttcccgaccggaaccaggagaggtggacctcgccagcgacgaacccatgcaactgggaagggctcggctttcgccggaggagagacagcgccgacgccgagagggccgttgctattattgtggtggtcttggacacttggtggaagcctgcaccacgaagggcaaccctccggtgagttctccgtcaccccgaccagccaagaaccacagactcacgcagattcagataactcaccacaatgtcaccacagttctgtcagcccttatcgactccggatccgacgaaagtctcatggactgggagctcgtaaggcaaatacgatgctccaccgaacccctttccgcgaccatcctggctaaagcgctgaatggcaaggagctcttcagaatcacccatattactgaacctctggaagtccgaatcggacctcacttcgagactctccttttccacgctgcttcccccactttggttctgggacacccttggctgtgtctacatggtcccagaatcgactggaacactggagttgtgctggagtggggaaaagactgcagctctcacaggttggaacaacccgcaccccgaaactccacagcccaggttcaccaggtgactctcgtcccaccggctcaagaagagtacccgaacttgcacactgttccctcctgctaccaccatctgcgggaggtcttcagcaagaccaaagccatgactctccctccacaccgcccatatgattgcccgatcgatctgattcccggctcaaccattcccaaggggagactgtactcggtctctggacccgaacgccaagccatgaacagttacattgacgaatccttgaaagccggcctcatccgaccgtcttcctcgcctgcaggagcaggcttcttctttgtgagcaagaaggatggatccctacgcccatgcattgactacagccccttgaatgacatcacggtcaagaaccggtacccattgccattgatgtcctctgtgtttgaccagttgcaacaagctagaatcttcacaaagctcgatctgcggaacgcctatcacctcattcggatccgtgagggagacgaatggaagacaggcttcaacactcctcggggacattatgaatacctggtcatgccatttggcctcacgaatgctcccgccgtcttccaggccatgataaacGAAGTACTCAAAGATTTCATCGACCACTTCGTGTACgtctacctggatgatatcctgatctactctcctgaccaagcaaACCATCGAAACCACGTGAaccgagtcttgcaacgcctgctggatcaccGGCTTTACGTGAAagcagaaaagagcctgttccacgtcaacaccatctccttcttgggattcgtcgtgtcacccggaaaagtggagatggaagcggacaaggtcagcgccgtgagagattggcccacgccggactcacgaaagaaggtgcaacaattcctcggattcgccaacttctaccggcgatttatcagaaacttcagcaccattgccgcccctctgcacgccttgacctccccacaggttcgatttaggtggaacacggaagcagaaagagcattcaaggacttaaagGCTCGCTTCACCAATGCGccaatcctcagagtccctgaccccaaacgccagttcgtggtggaggtggacgcctcgagtattggaattggggcagtactgtctcagcgttgtcaggaggacggcaagacacatccctgcgccttcctctcacgaAAGTTATCTAAAGCAGAACGCAACTACTCAgtcggtgatcgggagctcctagctgtaaaggtggctctcgaagagtggagacactggttggaaggcgccgaactccccttcgtgatctggaccgaccaccgaaatctggaatacctacgccaggccaaaagactcaaccctcgacaggccagatggtctttgttttttaaccgcttcgttttctctctgacctacagacccggcagtaagaacgtcaaggctgacgctttgtcaagaattcacgagtccgaaccactggaagccgagcctgagaccattctgccccgggactgcatagtcggggccatgaggtggcaaattgaggacgacgtcaaagaggcactacggaacgtcactccccccacgtcatgcccaccacgccgactctttgtgcctgaggaactgagggcccaggtaatacactgggcccatacttcacgattattttgccatcctggagtccgcaggaccatgtatgctgtcgcccggagattctggtggccggcaatggagaccacaatcaaggactacgtagctgcctgtcctacctgtgcccgcaacaagacgtcaaaccagtcccggatgggtcttcttcagccactaccaatcccatccagaccatgggcggaaatttcagtggattttgtgaccggactaccaccatcccatggtaaaaccacaatcctcacagtcgtcgacagattctctaagatggttcgtttcatcccattaaccaagctcccatccgccaagaccacagccgacatcatgatccaccacatattcaggttttatggtttccccttacacatcgtttccgaccgtggacagttcgtctcccgtttttggactcaattttgtaaagccctaggtgccaaagctaacctgacttctgggtaccatcctgaggccaatgggcaggcagaacggctgaaccagcagctcgaaaccggtctccgatgcctcgtctcccagaacccgacaacctggagcaagtatctagtatgggtcgagctcgcgcacaactctttgcccacatctgccacaggtctcaccccttttaaatgcgtccacggctacgatccgccattcttcgccgaactggaagaggaggcaacggtcccctcggtcaaggccatgatccgtcggtgccacaaggtctggtcggcggcccggacggcgcttcaacgccagggagaccgggtgaagagggccgccgaccggaagaggagaccggcaccagaataccgcccaggccagcgagtttggctatcagccaaacacctcaggctcaaggtaccatgtccaaagttggccccgcgctttgtggggccttttccagtaaccaagtccataggacctgccgccgttcgactccgtctgccacgatccctcagagttcatcctacattccacgtcagccaagtcaagcctgttcatgaaagcacactggtgccctccgaacccgacccaccccccccggagatgattgaaggcggccccgtttacaaggttagaaaacttttggatgttcgtaatcggggccgcggaagacaatacctggtggactgggagggatacggcccggaggaaaggcaatgggtcccctcccggttcatcgtggatccctcgttaattgatgaattttatgaagatcaccctgacattcctgggccgtcaagagccggccgttgagggggggggtactgtcacgccgccaccaggcgtggcggctcatgcttttatttttgtgtctctgtttcccgttttactctgaaatcctaaactctcctctcaccccaggtcacttgcgcTTCCTGctgctcactcattaccggtccccgcccatgattatcaccacctgccaccaatcaacccacacaataaaagccacctgcattctcccctccgttgccgaagtgtcaccgtcagtgcatggaagcgtcccacagtccttatgtccttgttcatgttgcctagcgttgttgccttgtttttgtgccttttcctcccttttggagcgcctttagttaccccttttgccttgtgccctttttcctccctagcggagcgctttctgttgtccccagtaccttttgcctgttttttcctccctagtggagcgctttttgttctccactttttcccctccctgttctcctctcagtttgagaggagacctctgttggccggaaataaacctgctgccttggtggcctaccttacgcctgcgtctgagtcctacttgacctcgccttgtcagtatacagcaacgcctgttcttaaagcgctttataaataaagttgagttgagttgatgtgATTTAATCAGTCGGCTAATTCTAAAACCATTTTCCTAGTGAAGTCGTTGAATAGTTACGGAGTCAGTAGGTTAGTCAGTCATCGACGACAGCATTCTGTCAAAGCAAGATGTGTCAATCATTCAGTTTGTCATCACAAAGGTCATTTTAGTGTCTCTAGTACGTTTCCCTGCGTGCCAGCCACCATTGTGGTGTGATTTGGTCAAATCAAAGTGATGGTAGTCATGTTTGCGTACGATGAGAGCCCCAAATAATCCCTCTTGATCCCTGAGGTGAAGTGTTTTCTTCTGTTTCTCCTCTCGGGTGCAGATTAAGCGACATGGAAACCTTCCCAGCGTGTGGCCTTTTGTGCTCCGTCGTCTGTGCTCCAGCATCGCCAATTAGCCGTCTGAACGACTCCATCCTCGCGCGTCTTAACCCGGCGCATGCGGCTGATGTGTCTCGGGTTGCCCGCGGGAGGCCCGAGACCAGTTTTACGTCCGCCCCAgttcactttattaggtacacctgcgccAGATACCGCCGCTGGGAGACTATTGAATTAGCTCCTTAGAGATGACTTTTCACTTGTTTGCAATTCATCTTCTCTTTTGTTACATTTTCAATCAAGGAAAATGACACGTTAGGCCATTAACGACGTGATTACTTTAGAGTTAGCGTGTTCTCCATGCTCATTGCGAGTATTTTCATTCGGAGTTTCTGTTTCGTCCCATTCTGTAAACGGCTTAAAGTGTGCATTGGCGACTGGGACTGActgtcctttttttattttctccacTTCCCTCCAGCAATGAAATACGCCATATAGAAATACTGTACTCATTTTGAATAAACCcagggcatgttttttttgtttttttttatacacatcaGTAATCATGCCCAAAGGTGTactgtacaggactgtctcagaaattttgaatattgtgataaagtccattattttctgtaatgcaattaaataagcaaaaatgccatacattctggattcattacaaatcaactgaaatattgcaagccttttattgttttaatattgctgattatggcttacagcttatgaaaattcaaatatcctatctcaaaatattagaatattttactcagaccaagtaaaaaaaaaaagccataatcagcaatattaaaacaataaaaggcttgcaatatttcaattgatttgtaatgaatccagaatgtaagGCATttatgcttatttaattgcattacagaaaataatagactttatcacaatactctaattttctgagacagtcctgtacataaTAAATTAACTTATTGATTTCGTTTGGTGTAAAAATCAACACTGACGACGATTTGACATTTAATAATTACTGAAATTTTTCATTCTGCTTCTTTCCAAATGCAGTGTCAAACAAagtgtgctgccatctagtggtcctTATTGGACTTCCACCCAAAACAAACGGCAGCCAGAACAAAATAGTTGCAAACAGTACCAAAAAATTTAACAAGTGGAGGGAGGATTATTGTCTGTCAATACATCAATTTATTATCTAAAATTGTCTTTAAAGGTGTAATGTGGTgtcatcaaatcaaatcaaatcaagaagCCAGACAAAGCAGATCATTTCATTCCATAAAATATATTTCTGAATATGTCAATTccaatttacaataaaaaacaacagtCAAAGAGCAAAAGCATgtagaaaaattaaatatataaccATTCttctattaaataataataggcTGTCATCTAGTCATGCTCGGAATGTACAAGTACAAGAATGTCTTTCGTGAGGGGGGGGACTTTTCCCGGGGAGGGGGTTTCTCAGCAGGGCCCAGGCGAGTCGTCAgtcagacacgtccacgtctaCGTCCGAGTCGGAGAATTCTTCCTCGTCGTCGCCGTGACCCTGAGATCCGGGACTTTTGGGCGGGGCAGCGGCGGTCAGGCCCAGCTTGGCCAGCTTGGCCTGCTGCTGCTCCAGACTCTGCTTGCGCCACTTGATGCGACGGTTCTGGAACCACACTTTCACCTGAAAACACCACAAAAGGTGGGTGGGACGCAGGAGCGTAAAGACGTCCAGCAGACACATTTGggagactctgaagtattctCAATCAGGCtccaaagattttatttttaatgttttcaacgGATTTTGTTGGGTTGATTAGTGGAGCTGCGATtccaaagtaaacatggtgaagcagcattttgtTGTTATGCTGCGTGCAAATGCAATAAGTTGCTATAGGAAGTCTGCATCATTTGAAATTGCCTTTCtggaaaaaattaaattaaaaaaataaaaatatatataaatattatatatatataaatataataaaataaaaaaaataaaataaaattgcctttctggaaactgattttttttccccccacttccATCGTTGTTTTAAATGATTTCTCATGCAACCGCTCATTGAAATTCACATTAAGAAGTTTTCTGCTTGATATCAAAGACACTAATATCTAAGACACAATTCGGCGTTCTGTCTTTATATGTACAAGAAtaattttcatccatccatccatccatccatcttcctctgcttatccggggtcgggtcgcgggggcagcagcttcaggagggagacccagacttccctctccccagccacttcaaccagctcctccggtgggatcccaaggcgttcccaggccagccgagagacatagtctcaccagcgtgtcctgggtcgcccccggggcctcccaccggtgggacatgcccggaacacctctccagggaggcgtccaggaggcatccgaaccagatgcccgagccacctcagctggctcctctcaacgcggaggaccagcggctcgactctgagtccctcccggatgaccgagcttctcaccctatctctaagggagagcccggacaccctgcggaggaaactcatttcggccgcttgtatccgggatctcgttctttcggtcacgacccacagctcgtgaccataggtgagggttggaacgtagatcgacgctcagctctttcttcaccacaacggaccgatacagagtccgcatcactgcagactctGCACCggtccgcctgtcgatctcccgctccatcctaccctcactcgtgaacaagaccccaagatacttgtactcctccacttggggcaggatctcatccccgacccgaagacgacactccacccttttctgactgaggaccatggtctcggatttggaggtgctgatcctcatcccaaccgcttcacactcggctgcgaaccgccccagtgagagttggagatcacggcttgatgaagccaacagcaccacatcatctgcaaagagcagagatgcaatgctgaggccaccaaaccggaacccctcaacgcctcggctgcgcctagaaattctgtccataaaagttatgaacagaatcggtgacaaagggcaaccttggcggagtccaaccctcaccggaaacgaatccgacttactgccggcaatgcggaccaaactctggcaacggtcgtacagggaccgaacagcccgtatcaggaggcccggtaccccgtactcccgaagtaccccccacaggactccccgagggacacggtcgaacgccttctccaaatccacaaaacacatgtggactggttgagcgaactcccatgcaccctcaaggatcctgctgagggtgtagagctgagAAGAATAATTTTGAGTCATAAAAAAAGCTGTTATGCAGGAAACCTCTCACTGAAAGTCACATTATGAAAAGTTTTTCCACTTAATGTCAAAGACACTAATATCAAAGACACGATTGGCGTTCTGTCTTTATATGTACAAGAATAATTTagagtcataaaaaaatactgttatgCAGGAAACCACTCACTGAAAGTCACGTTATGAAGTTTTTCCACTTAATGTCAAAGACACATCCTTCAAAGACTCTTTTAAAATATTCTCAacatgtaaaagaaaaataatttagagTGTTTGGATTTGCAATTTATCATGTAAATACCCGCTGAACGtgtcttgacttgactttttttctgttacacatcatcaaagacacaaaatattttgaatgcCTTAAAAGTGATTGGAATgttaatatgtaaataaaatatgtcaggaaaaaaatgtttttgggtgCTGGAAATTGCAGCTTACAATGACTACTCAAAGTCACATTATTAGAATTTTTCCTATTTAACATCAAAGACCCCTGGAAGAGGGAAATAAACTTAATGTTTTTTCTCATATTCTTACAATGCTACAAATGGTAATTTATCATGTAATAACTACTCACTAGGTATAATAGTGTTTTATCAAAGACAACTCTCTtaatacaaatgaataaatattatattttcTTCTAATTTCAATTTTGCATGCTACTAAAAGCTTTTTGATTGTTTTCCACTTCCACAATATCAAAGACACTGTCGCTGTTTTGACTTGTAATATGTAAAACAATTTCCAAATTTTTACAGCAGAATTTTTGATATGCTTTCAATTGATTTAAATGGAAAGTTGTTACATCATCACTTGCACTGAaagtgacttgatttgactTTTTACTCCTCTTAAATGCATCCTTAATGCATATTTGAACCATACCTTCATTTTAATATCAATTCGGaatgtattttctttattttgtcactatctattcatatttttacttctATTTTTTGCTATAAGTGCAAAAAGAGTCATACTTGTTACATATCTCAGCAAAAATTGTGGTTTAAGTAAGACGCTTGAAACTGCAATTTACGCCCTATAAATACGCTGCTTGAAAAGTGACTTTTTCCCCCCCTACTATCGCCCTCTAGTGccacattattttttgtgtattcGTCTCTCTTTTTCACTTGGTGTTTGGCAAAATTGCTGACCTGTGCTTCCGTGAGCTGCAGCGCGGAGGCGAGCAGGAACCTCTCGGAGCCGACCATGTACTGCTGCCGGGCGAACTCTTTCTCCAGCCGGGAGAGCTGCTCGCTGGTGAAGCTGGTGCGCATGCGCTTGGACTTGCCACCCTTGGCTTTCAACGCGTGCACTTTGGGCAACGACGCCGCTGCGAAAcagccacaaaaaaagaagaaaagtcaGTCGAGGTGAGATGGAAAGTTACTCGAAAGTGACTTGAAAGTGAATTTGAATACCTTGCGCGTAAAAGGCACCGCGGCACGACGCCGGGTAGGCGAACGGCGGGCAGCAGTAGACGGCGGCGTAGCCGGGCGCCTGCAGCACGTCGTACGGGCACGGCGCGTAGGTCACCCCGCTGCCGAGGGGCAGTGCCGCCGGGTAGGGCAGCGAGCGTCGCTCGTCCGGCTTCTTGGCTAGCAGCGCGTCGATGGTGAACGACTTCCCGCCGGAAGGCTTGGAAGAAGATGCCGGTTGCGCCTGCGCGTAATGACGCACGGCGAACGCTCCGGTGGCGGCTCTGCTGCTCGGAATCTGCATCGTTGCAaacgaaggagaagaagaaggaagttGTGAGGCGACCGCTGGGTCCTGAACCCCTCTTCATTTATACCCGGCCGGACAC includes the following:
- the noto gene encoding homeobox protein notochord — translated: MQIPSSRAATGAFAVRHYAQAQPASSSKPSGGKSFTIDALLAKKPDERRSLPYPAALPLGSGVTYAPCPYDVLQAPGYAAVYCCPPFAYPASCRGAFYAQAASLPKVHALKAKGGKSKRMRTSFTSEQLSRLEKEFARQQYMVGSERFLLASALQLTEAQVKVWFQNRRIKWRKQSLEQQQAKLAKLGLTAAAPPKSPGSQGHGDDEEEFSDSDVDVDVSD